The Pontibacter sp. SGAir0037 DNA segment ATCTACTTCCGTGCTCTAAAACACGCCGAGCACACTGTTTTTTGTGTAGAGAAAGGTCAAAAGACATTTCGGGATGCCCAATTTGGTAAAAGTATGGCTTATTCCAGCGGCCAACAAGTAAAACGTTCTATTCTAGAGGCTGTCTCTAGTGAACTAAATATGCCCTTCGCTCCTACAACTTTTGTTTTTAATGTAGACAAGAAAAAGCAGTTAGGGGAAGGTGAAGCATGGAGTGCCTGTAACCCTGCATACATAGATCAGTTATTAGGAGGCTGGATGAAAGCAGAAAGCGGAGGTGAAAACCGTACTTTAAAAAGAAGGAGTCCCTTTTCAATATCAGCGATGCGCCCTCTGCATCCACTTTTAGCTACTTATGTAAAGGAAAATTTAACGTTTGATCGTAGTGACAAACCAGAAAACCAGGACATAATTATTAAAGATGCAAATGGCAAAGTCTTGTCAACGGAAGAAGTGCAAGATTTATTAACTGGTACAAACAGAAGCTTACATAGAAAATGGGTGCCAGACAATGCACGTACAACAGGCTTATTTGTGCATGATGTGGCGCTTGATCTACGTACTCTTTTTGCAGTTTCGCTTAACGAGTTTGAACCAGAGATCCGGCCTGAAACGGCCGAAAAACTTAGAGCTGAAGGCTGGATAGAAGGTGAAACGGTATTTGGCAAGTCCTTGATTGCTCCTAAAGAATTGCGAGACAAAGTTATTCCTGCCATTGCCCATGCATTAATTAACTGGCGTGTAACAACCAACCAATCACGCACTTTCAGCTTAATGGAGACTCTGGCAGTAGCTATAAGTCCAAATGCTAATAAGCTGGCAGCTGCTATCCGTACCAAACTAAAAGAAGAAGAGGATAAAGTTGAGCCAATAGTAGATGATAGTTTAGAAAATGTAGCAACTTTCATAACCCTACCTGCCGCTGGTTATATAAGAACCAATACAGAATCAGCAGATGCTTTGGAAAAAGCTGAAGAAAATCTAATTGAAATGATGCAGCGTTATCCGTATGAAAACCAACTTCAGGAGGTCGCTTTAGCTTAAGCTTTATCATGGTTCAATCCGCCACTATCACCGCCACCGTCTTCTCCTACTTCCTCATCTGCCCCCGTAAAGCGTGGTTGCACCACCAGGGTATCCGCATGGAACAGGAATCGGAGGACGTGGCGCTGGGCAGGCTGCTGGACGAGACCAGCTACAGCCGCAGCGAAAAGCACCTGGACCTGTATGCAACTACTTCGGACGGTATTCCATTGACAGGTCGTGTAGACAGGGCTGCTCTGAAGGACGGTGTGCTGCACGAGACAAAGAAAGGCCGCTCCTGCCAGGAGGCGCACCTGAGCCAGGTGCGCTTTTACCTGTGGCTCCTGAAGCTGAACGGTGTAACGGCAAATGGTGGAGCAGCTTACAGAGGCCAGATCGATTATCCGGCCCTGCGCCGCTCCGAGCCAGTTACATTGGAGCCGCAGCACGAAGAGGTGCTGGCACTGCAACTCAGGCAACTTATCAGGCTGCTGGAGGAGCCGCACCCTCCGGCCCGCATCAGCAAACGCGACTTCTGCCGCAAGTGCGCCTTCGAAGAGCTCTGCTATGGGTAGTGCAGCAAACATTTTATTCTGTATTTCCTCTTTTTCACCTTACCTGTTTAAGCTACCCATGAAGCGTCCTTTTTACCTCTTCTCCAGTGGCCGGTTGCGCCGCCAGCACAATACACTGGCTTTGGAAAAAACAATAATGGATTGCCGTATCCCGGATGAGGAAGATACGGAAGGCTTACCCAGCCAACCTGCTGACGGCCAGAGGCTGCCCTTTGCTGTGGAATCCGTTGAAAGCCTCTACCTTTTCGGCGAGATCGACATCAACACAAAGCTGGTTACCTTCCTGGCACAGCAGGGTATTCCGGTGTTCTTCTTCGACTACTACGGCAACTATACCGCTTCGCTTTATCCGCGCCAGCCCGTTATCAGCGGCCGCGTGCGGATGGCGCAGGCGCAGCACTACCTGAGTCCGAAGAAGCGCCTGGTGCTGGCAAAGGAGTTTGTGGATGCGGCCCTTTTTAACATTCTGCGGGTAATGCGGTACTACGTGCCCCGCCTGCCCGAGCCGGAGGCCCTGGCCCTGCAGGAAAGCTGTGAGCAGATAGAGGGTGAACGCAGCCGTATCCCCTCCTGCCCCGACATACCGACCCTCATGAGCGCCGAAGGCCGTGCCCGCGACTGCTATTACCAGAGCTGGCAGCTGATGCTGGGCGAAGCGGTAGCACAAAAGTTTCCTTTTGATAAGCGGGAGCGCAGGCCACCGTCTAACCCGCTGAACGCGCTTATTTCTTTTGGCAACTCGCTGTGCTACTCAATCGTGCTCCGGCAGATTTACCGCACAGCCCTTGATCCTACGGTATCGTTTCTGCACGAGCCCGGCGACCGCCGTTTCTCGCTCTCGCTGGACCTGGCCGAGATTTTTAAGCCGCTGCTTATTGACCGTGCCATTTTCAAACTGCTGAAGAACGGTGAAATTCAGCCGAAGCATTTCGAACAGCGCCTGGGCGGCTGCTACCTGAAAGAGGAAGGCCGTAAAATTTTTATGGCGCACCTGGACCAGCGCCTCCAGAAAACAGTACTGCACCGGCAACTGAACCGCCACATTTCCTACGAGCGGCTGGTACGGCTGGAGTGCCACAAACTGGTGCGCCACCTCTGCGATGCCAAACAGGACCCTTACCAGGGCCTCCACATGTGGTGGTAATACTATTTCCGGTACTTAGTTCTTTGACGTATTGACAAATTAATCTTTTCAAGATGCCTTATTTTATAGCCGTATATGACATGAACCAGAAGCGTGTAGGCAAAATGCTTAAGCTCTTCCGCAAATACCTCACTTGGGTACAGAATTCCGTATTTGAAGGAGAGCTAACAGAGGCGCAATACCAACGTCTGCGCCACGAAATAAATATGCTCCTGGATGACGATGACGGGGTGGTAATCTACAGATTACGGGAGGAGCGTTACCATGAACGCCATGTGATGGGCCTCGACAAAGGCAGTCCTCAGCGTTTTCTGTGAGCGTCGGCTAATCAAAACCTGCGCTTATTCCTTCTGTTTAAACCCAAAGTTAACAACACTGCATAATGTAAATACTTAAAAACGAGCCGGATAAATAAGTCGTCAGCTACACGGCTTTTTTACACTACCGGCACCTGACGCTTTTTTTAGCTCCAATTACCAATCAAAAAGCTTTGCAAATGCGCTTTGTAAGGCTTTTTCTGTTTATTTTAGCGGTGGATTTCAATAGCACCTTAGAGGTATAGAAAGAGTGTATTAGCAATCCATGCGCGTGATTGATTACGCATTTCAATAGCACCTTAGAGGTATAGAAAGTCAGTTATTAAAGGTATTCTTCGAAGGGCCGTTAGTATTTCAATAGCACCTTAGAGGTATAGAAAGATATTATTAACTCACTTACAGAGGCAGTAGATTCAGATTTCAATAGCACCTTAGAGGTATAGAAAGTTAACAATATTGTTGTGTCTGATGTTTTGCCGCTACATTTCAATAGCACCTTAGAGGTATAGAAAGATTAACGGATGATCTGGGTTTGGCTAAAAGAACTGAAAATTTCAATAGCACCTTAGAGGTATAGAAAGATATCAAGCACAAATATGATTTGACTTTTGAGGGGGTATTTCAATAGCACCTTAGAGGTATAGAAAGCCAGGTGGTGCAGGTGCACTGGCTCCGGGGTTTTGCAATTTCAATAGCACCTTAGAGGTATAGAAAGAAGAGAATAGCGACGGTTTCAAGGCAGTAGCAGTTGATTTCAATAGCACCTTAGAGGTATAGAAAGGCTCTTCAGCAGGTGTTGATTCGTAGCCTGCCGCCATTTCAATAGCACCTTAGAGGTATAGAAAGAAGTTGGTGATAAATACACGTTGATAGATATGCGTAATTTCAATAGCACCTTAGAGGTATAGAAAGTCTTTCACTACTGTAGAGCGTCCACGCAACTGAAGAATTTCAATAGCACCTTAGAGGTATAGAAAGGCGAGAACCGCAATACGCATACTTTCGGAACAATAGATTTCAATAGCACCTTAGAGGTATAGAAAGATAGTCTTAATCCTATAATAGTCTCCTTTCTTGACCATTTCAATAGCACCTTAGAGGTATAGAAAGTTGTATGAACGCTTTGGTTCTCTTGAATACACTGGTGGATTTCAATAGCACCTTAGAGGTATAGAAAGGGTTTCAGTACACGAAGCAGCTCCGGCGTGAGGTAAATTTCAATAGCACCTTAGAGGTATAGAAAGCTGTGATTGGATGGCTGACGGATAGACTATCTGCTGATTTCAATAGCACCTTAGAGGTATAGAAAGAAACTACAGCCCTTGAAAGAGAGCTGTTCCGGGCAAATTTCAATAGCACCTTAGAGGTATAGAAAGACTTCAAGCTCCGCATGATGGATAACCAAATAAGCTGATTTCAATAGCACCTTAGAGGTATAGAAAGTTAAGCTTGATGAAAGCTATCTTTCTTATAACGAAATTTCAATAGCACCTTAGAGGTATAGAAAGCGTAAGAGCGCTTGAATATTGAGTAAATTACTGTAGGATTTCAATAGCACCTTAGAGGTATAGAAAGCGTAAGAGCGCTTGAATATTGAGTAAATTACTGTAGGATTTCAATAGCACCTTAGAGGTATAGAAAGGTGGGCTAGCCACGGTCTGGAAGTCAAACGAGAAGGATTTCAATAGCACCTTAGAGGTATAGAAAGACTGTAAAGTAAGTACGTCTTCTTCCGAGTTCAGCGAATTTCAATAGCACCTTAGAGGTATAGAAAGGCTGTATAGTGTTTTAGTTTGGATTAAGGAGAGGGGCATTTCAATAGCACCTTAGAGGTATAGAAAGGGAAGAGGTGATCAACTGGCCTCACTCAATCAATGCGCATTTCAATAGCACCTTAGAGGTATAGAAAGTCCGATACCGAAGCGTGAAGCCGACGGACCGGGTAAATTTCAATAGCACCTTAGAGGTATAGAAAGCCCGTACTGCTCCAGTAGCTTACGGGCCGTCTCCGATTTCAATAGCACCTTAGAGGTATAGAAAGCTGATATAGATCCGACAGTCATTACGGATTATATCTAATTTCAATAGCACCTTAGAGGTATAGAAAGACATCAGGCCCACCAGAACAGCAGGCAGAGTAGTGCCGATTTCAATAGCACCTTAGAGGTATAGAAAGACCATAATCGTTTCGGTTAGGCTTTACAAAGCAGGGGATTTCAATAGCACCTTAGAGGTATAGAAAGGCTTTTAAAATTTATTTTTATGATTATTATTCGAAAATTTCAATAGCACCTTAGAGGTATAGAAAGTTCCTCAAAAGTCATGGTGCCGCCCCAGTTTAAGTAGATTTCAATAGCACCTTAGAGGTATAGAAAGGTTTCTTAACCAGGCTATGCAGATAAGGATAAGCCAGCATTTCAATAGCACCTTAGAGGTATAGAAAGCTTCAGATTTAGCCAACAATGTACGCCTCCTGATCTATTTCAATAGCACCTTAGAGGTATAGAAAGCATCCTATAAATACAGCTGGAGGCATCTTGAAAACGAATTTCAATAGCACCTTAGAGGTATAGAAAGATGGTGTAAGAGTGAAACTGGTGCTTAATGACTGGGATTTCAATAGCACCTTAGAGGTATAGAAAGATTAGCTGCTCTAAGTCGCGTAAAGCATAAAGCGTTGATTTCAATAGCACCTTAGAGGTATAGAAAGGTTGGTACCTATGCCGTTACGATTTCCTCTATCGGTATTTCAATAGCACCTTAGAGGTATAGAAAGTTGGCAAACCTCAGATTCATTATCTGAAGGTGTGGCCATTTCAATAGCACCTTAGAGGTATAGAAAGCTTGTTTCCTGCAGTTCTGGCAAGAATTCTTCCAGCATTTCAATAGCACCTTAGAGGTATAGAAAGTCCTTAAAATTATACAGCTCGTTACCAGTAGCGTTATTTCAATAGCACCTTAGAGGTATAGAAAGGCTGTACCAGGTAGCCTCGTAGTAGCTGCCTGAGCTTAATTTCAATAGCACCTTAGAGGTATAGAAAGACCTAAAGAGCAGCACCCTGCTTAAAAAAGTAAACGCATTTCAATAGCACCTTAGAGGTATATAAAGGGCTTCCTCCACCAGACTGTTGAGTGCTCTGAGGCTGATTTCAATAGCACCTTAGAGGTATAGAAAGTCCACAAGCCCTGATTCGAAGATGCGGCTCAGTTTGTATTTCAATAGCACCTTAGAGGTATAGAAAGTAATTCCTTACGCACAAAATGCGGACAAAATTTGAGTATTTCAATAGCACCTTAGAGGTATAGAAAGTGAACTTTCAGGACATCCCGGATCCGGATGCGGTAGAATTTCAATAGCACCTTAGAGGTATAGAAAGGATGCGGTAGACTATTCCGATACAGTGTTGGTGCTGAATTTCAATAGCACCTTAGAGGTATAGAAAGTGGAAGTAGTTGATAGAGAAATTACGCGTTGAAGCACATTTCAATAGCACCTTAGAGGTATAGAAAGGTGGCTCCTACAAGGTTTTTTGATTCCAGGGTAGATGATTTCAATAGCACCTTAGAGGTATAGAAAGGACGGAACACCCCTCAGCGACAGCCTGGTGAGCGCAAATTTCAATAGCACCTTAGAGGTATAGAAAGCAGCTATAAACTATCATCGGGAGGCTGCTCTTAAATATTTCAATAGCACCTTAGAGGTATAGAAAGGCATTACCATAGCTCAGTGGGTGCGAGGAGCCATTGAATTTCAATAGCACCTTAGAGGTATAGAAAGGTTGATTTTGAGCCTTTCGATATAGGAGAGTGGCTTGATTTCAATAGCACCTTAGAGGTATAGAAAGACGATCAACTCGACACCGCTTTTCGCAACATAGTTAATTTCAATAGCACCTTAGAGGTATAGAAAGCCTTATCCATACGCACCATACACCCGCATGAGCCAGATTTCAATAGCACCTTAGAGGTATAGAAAGGTCGATAAACTCTTCGAGGTCCTTCATGGCTGCGGCGATTTCAATAGCACCTTAGAGGTATAGAAAGGAGTGCAGCTGCTAACCCAGTTTTTACTCATCCTGATTTCAATAGCACCTTAGAGGTATAGAAAGTAAACTGGCGCTTCGGCATGGTATAGTTCATCTTGCGAATTTCAATAGCACCTTAGAGGTATAGAAAGAGGGGTATCCGAAACGAAGAGGTGCGCCCGGACGTGATTTCAATAGCACCTTAGAGGTATAGAAAACATAGTTCCATTATAACTACCGCCTCGACTGTAGTTATTTCAATCGCACCTAAACTTAACAAACTCCACCACAAAAAAAGCCGCCCTGCGAAACACAGGGCAGCTTTCTTTGCTGGAGCGGGAGCTTACTTTCTGGCAGCTACCAGTTTACCATCTCCACTCTTGCTACTTTCAAATAAGATATGGGTCATAATCATCAGGTTTTGACCTGCAGCCGCTTTTTCGTTTTTAAAGACAAAATAGAGGTCGTGCATTCCTTCCGTTGGCTGCAACGCAATGCGGGCTTGTTGTGGAGGCGTCGACTGGGCAGGCGTTGTGGTTTGCCTGATCATCTCCGACTGGCCTATCACTTTTCCGTCAGGCGCTCCAAGACGTACCTCTATAGTACCACCTGCTGCATTCAGGAATTCCTGAGGTGCCATCACGGTGCAGGTAAGCTGGCTGATATGGGTCAGGTCGATCTGCCTGAAACCAAAATGCGATCCGGTTCCCGACACAATCATCATTTCAGGACCACCCGGGATCTTGAATTTCTGAATGGCCTGTGTTATTTCTGCAGAACTGGCCGCTACTCCCGGGTTGCGCATCACATAGGTTTGCTCAGAAGGCAAGCCAGGTATTCCGTTGGCTCCTTTGTCGCGGTAAGCCGCCCGTAGCACATACACCCCCACTCCCTTATCGCCTTTTGGAAGAGCTGTGGTATAAGTCCCTTTCACGGGTAACGACGGAGCAGCCGTCTTTTCTTCTGAAAGACTCAGGATATACGCCACCATTTCCCTGGCATCAGGAGCAGGCAATTTCGGGTGAGCACTCATGGCCACTTCGCCCCACACGCCTTTGCCCCCGCTTATTACTTTCTTAGCCAGTCGCTCGGCGGCACCGGCATCGTTCTTATACTTTTGGGCTACCTGCTTATAGGTGGGTCCAATCGATTTCTTGTCGATGCTATGGCACGATTTGCAGTCGCTGGCCTCCACCAACTTTTGCCCTTTTACATAGGCCGCAGAAGCGTCGGCACTCCGGTGCCCCAGGGCAATATCTACCTGGTCGAATCCTTCCGGCAGGTAATCAATGGTTACTGCTACCTGTTCGGGCTGTATACCGCCACTCGCTAAGCTTCCATCTTCCTTGTCTTCTACTTTCACTTCGTATTGAAAAGCTTTGCCCGGCAGAAAGAACGTTTTATTACCTCCCAGGATGTCGAACGTCAGCACGGGCGGTTCGTTTCCAGCCTGTACTTCCAGTGTTTGGCTGCTGGCTGCCCCTTTGGCGTCTGTCACGGTAAGTGTGGCTTTGTAAACGCCCGCTTTATCGAAGGTGAAGGAAGGATTGGCTTCCTTCAGGGTTTTGGTACCTGTTGCGGCAGAAGAAATCGTCCATTTATAGTCCAGCGCATCATGGTCGAAATCTTGTGTGCCTTCCGAGGTAAACTGTACTGCCAGCGGTAAAGCGCCAGCCGGTTTATCTACTGCCACCTGCACCACTGGTTTACGGTTGCCGCCGTTGTACTCAATTTTTACCAGGCGGGCATTATCATTTGCCTGAAACCAGCCTGTGCCGTATTCCAGCACATACAGATCCCCTTCCGGACCAAATTCCATGTCCATGGGGTTAGAGAATTTATGGTTTGGCATAAACGGCTCCATAGATACATAGTTGCCTTCTTTATCCATGGTCACAGCCATGATCCAGCCGCGCATCCACTCATAGATAAACAGTTTGCCGTCGTAATAAGCCGGGAAAGCACGCTTGGCATTCTTAAACTGATCCTGGTAATATACCTGCCCGGCCATAGCGGTGCGGGCACCGGAACCTACCAGTGGAAACTCAGCTGATTCGCCGTACGGATACCAGATAAAGGCTTTCTGCGCCGGAGGGAGCTGGTTTAAGCCAGTGTTGTTGGGGGAATTGTTAACCGGTCTGGCTGGGTCGAAAGCTGCGCCGCTTCTGTTGCCGGCAAAGTCGAAGTGATTGTACGGCTTGTTGTCCCCGATAAAGTGCGGCCAGCCATAGTTACCCGCTTTCCGGGCTTGTCCTACCTCATCGTAACCTGCCGGGCCTTTTCCATCTTCCGGATCGTTGGCATCCGGGCCAACCTCGCCCCAGTAAACAAAGCCTGTTTTCTTGTCAACCGAAATCCGGAACGGGTTGCGGTGCCCCATGGTATAGATTTCAGGTCTTGTTTTAGCAGTTCCTTTCGGAAAAAGATTGCCTTCCGGTATGGTATAAGTACCGTTTGCTTCGGGGTGGATCCGCAGGATTTTGCCGCGCAGGTCGTTGGTGTTGGCCGAGGATTTCTGAGCATCCCAGGGGTTTCGTCCGGCTCTTTCATCAACGGGAGCATAGGCTGTGGCACGGGGGCTGGTATTGTCGCCGGTCGAAAGGTATAAGTTTCCGTTGGCATCAAAATCAATGGACCCGCCGGTATGGCAGCACTGCTCCCGCTGCACCGGCACCTCCAGCAGTACTTTTTTGCTGTCGAGCACCAGCTCATCACCCCGCATTTCATACCTGGTCAGGATGTTGCGGGCAACATCGCCTGCTTCTGAATAGTAGAGGTATATCCAGTGGTTTTCTTCGAATTTCGGGTCCTGCGCCAGGCCCAGCAGTCCGTCTTCACCCTCTGTTACTTTACCCTCTTTATCGGTATACTTCGTGCTGACAGGTATGGTGGCTATTACGGATATTTTGCCGGTTGCAGGACTGTATAGCTTTACATTACCGCGTCGCTCGATAAACAGGACCCTTCCGTCGCGGAATACCGTCAGCTCCATCGGCTCTTCGAGTTTTTCATCGAGTACTACTTTAGAAAAACGGTTCTCTTCGGGCATTCGTGGCGTGCGCACCTTATCGTAGTCAAGCTTAGCGGGCTTATCGCCTCCTGTTACATATCTCAGACCTTCAGCCAGGTGCTGTAACACAAGGGGTTCTGTAAAGGTAGCGTCGGTATGCCCTACGCTGGTATAAAAAGAGCGGCCGCCGTCAAATTCCTGGTACCAGCTCATCGGGTGGTTTTCGCCGTTGGTGCCGCCTTCGTAGGTTTTTTCATCTATAGCCACTAGCACATTAATATTCGGGCTGATCTGCTTAAAGCTGTAAAACTCATCTTCACGCTCCCACTTCTCCGGCAGAAACTTAGTGGCATCGTTATCTTTGTTCACCACCAGAAAAGTACCTTTCTGCACATTGTTCGGCATCGGGTGATTATCGAAATAGGCACCTACCAACTGCCCGTACCAGGGCCAGGTATATTCCGTATCCGAAGCAGCGTGAATACCCAGATAGCCGCCACCGGCCTGAATATAGCGCTCAAAGTTATTCTGCTGCTCTGCGTTCAGCACATCGCCTGTCGTATTCAGGAAAACAACAGCTTTGTAGCGTTTCAGGTTTTCTTCATTAAACATGCCGGCATCTTCGGTC contains these protein-coding regions:
- a CDS encoding CRISPR-associated protein Cas7 → MNHFIYFRALKHAEHTVFCVEKGQKTFRDAQFGKSMAYSSGQQVKRSILEAVSSELNMPFAPTTFVFNVDKKKQLGEGEAWSACNPAYIDQLLGGWMKAESGGENRTLKRRSPFSISAMRPLHPLLATYVKENLTFDRSDKPENQDIIIKDANGKVLSTEEVQDLLTGTNRSLHRKWVPDNARTTGLFVHDVALDLRTLFAVSLNEFEPEIRPETAEKLRAEGWIEGETVFGKSLIAPKELRDKVIPAIAHALINWRVTTNQSRTFSLMETLAVAISPNANKLAAAIRTKLKEEEDKVEPIVDDSLENVATFITLPAAGYIRTNTESADALEKAEENLIEMMQRYPYENQLQEVALA
- a CDS encoding CRISPR-associated protein Cas4; translated protein: MVQSATITATVFSYFLICPRKAWLHHQGIRMEQESEDVALGRLLDETSYSRSEKHLDLYATTSDGIPLTGRVDRAALKDGVLHETKKGRSCQEAHLSQVRFYLWLLKLNGVTANGGAAYRGQIDYPALRRSEPVTLEPQHEEVLALQLRQLIRLLEEPHPPARISKRDFCRKCAFEELCYG
- the cas1b gene encoding type I-B CRISPR-associated endonuclease Cas1b, translating into MKRPFYLFSSGRLRRQHNTLALEKTIMDCRIPDEEDTEGLPSQPADGQRLPFAVESVESLYLFGEIDINTKLVTFLAQQGIPVFFFDYYGNYTASLYPRQPVISGRVRMAQAQHYLSPKKRLVLAKEFVDAALFNILRVMRYYVPRLPEPEALALQESCEQIEGERSRIPSCPDIPTLMSAEGRARDCYYQSWQLMLGEAVAQKFPFDKRERRPPSNPLNALISFGNSLCYSIVLRQIYRTALDPTVSFLHEPGDRRFSLSLDLAEIFKPLLIDRAIFKLLKNGEIQPKHFEQRLGGCYLKEEGRKIFMAHLDQRLQKTVLHRQLNRHISYERLVRLECHKLVRHLCDAKQDPYQGLHMWW
- the cas2 gene encoding CRISPR-associated endonuclease Cas2 produces the protein MPYFIAVYDMNQKRVGKMLKLFRKYLTWVQNSVFEGELTEAQYQRLRHEINMLLDDDDGVVIYRLREERYHERHVMGLDKGSPQRFL
- a CDS encoding ThuA domain-containing protein, with the protein product MLKNYTFKRMHSLCLLLLLCLPGFWSCTGDTEPKRMLVFSKTAAFRHASIPAGQAALLKIGQEQGMLVDMTEDAGMFNEENLKRYKAVVFLNTTGDVLNAEQQNNFERYIQAGGGYLGIHAASDTEYTWPWYGQLVGAYFDNHPMPNNVQKGTFLVVNKDNDATKFLPEKWEREDEFYSFKQISPNINVLVAIDEKTYEGGTNGENHPMSWYQEFDGGRSFYTSVGHTDATFTEPLVLQHLAEGLRYVTGGDKPAKLDYDKVRTPRMPEENRFSKVVLDEKLEEPMELTVFRDGRVLFIERRGNVKLYSPATGKISVIATIPVSTKYTDKEGKVTEGEDGLLGLAQDPKFEENHWIYLYYSEAGDVARNILTRYEMRGDELVLDSKKVLLEVPVQREQCCHTGGSIDFDANGNLYLSTGDNTSPRATAYAPVDERAGRNPWDAQKSSANTNDLRGKILRIHPEANGTYTIPEGNLFPKGTAKTRPEIYTMGHRNPFRISVDKKTGFVYWGEVGPDANDPEDGKGPAGYDEVGQARKAGNYGWPHFIGDNKPYNHFDFAGNRSGAAFDPARPVNNSPNNTGLNQLPPAQKAFIWYPYGESAEFPLVGSGARTAMAGQVYYQDQFKNAKRAFPAYYDGKLFIYEWMRGWIMAVTMDKEGNYVSMEPFMPNHKFSNPMDMEFGPEGDLYVLEYGTGWFQANDNARLVKIEYNGGNRKPVVQVAVDKPAGALPLAVQFTSEGTQDFDHDALDYKWTISSAATGTKTLKEANPSFTFDKAGVYKATLTVTDAKGAASSQTLEVQAGNEPPVLTFDILGGNKTFFLPGKAFQYEVKVEDKEDGSLASGGIQPEQVAVTIDYLPEGFDQVDIALGHRSADASAAYVKGQKLVEASDCKSCHSIDKKSIGPTYKQVAQKYKNDAGAAERLAKKVISGGKGVWGEVAMSAHPKLPAPDAREMVAYILSLSEEKTAAPSLPVKGTYTTALPKGDKGVGVYVLRAAYRDKGANGIPGLPSEQTYVMRNPGVAASSAEITQAIQKFKIPGGPEMMIVSGTGSHFGFRQIDLTHISQLTCTVMAPQEFLNAAGGTIEVRLGAPDGKVIGQSEMIRQTTTPAQSTPPQQARIALQPTEGMHDLYFVFKNEKAAAGQNLMIMTHILFESSKSGDGKLVAARK